The following coding sequences lie in one Peromyscus maniculatus bairdii isolate BWxNUB_F1_BW_parent chromosome 3, HU_Pman_BW_mat_3.1, whole genome shotgun sequence genomic window:
- the Ttll3 gene encoding tubulin monoglycylase TTLL3 isoform X15, giving the protein MAAGHSTLKEHPFSDSLVLWRGFSKGPHSMGRLRNAKIHVERAVKKKIFMIHGRYPVIRCLLRQRGWVEKKMVPPQGTTLPPPPKDLDSLVMGDSDATEDEDEEENEEFREPQLLDFDGFLELDDLDGVHALMSRMVRNETPYLIWTTRRDVLDCRFLSKDQMINHYAHAGSFTTKVGLCLNLRNLPWFDEADADSFFPRCYRLGAEDDKKAFIEDFWLTAARNVLKLVVKSEAKPYSTSIQAREEEVLENPLPKKQEKKAVMVSPEFVDEALSACEEHLSSMAHKDIDKDPDAPLYLSPDGWSFFLHRYYQVVHEGAELRHLEAQIHRCEDILQQLQAVVPQIDMEGDRNIWIVKPGAKSRGRGIMCMDHLEEMLKLVDCNPMLMKDGKWIVQKYIERPLLIFGTKFDLRQWFLVTDWNPLTVWFYRDSYIRFSTQPFSLKNLDNSVHLCNNSIQKHLEASCHRHPMLPPDNMWSSQRFQAHLQELGAPNAWASVIVPGMKAAVIHALQTSQDTVQCRKASFELYGADFVFGEDFRPWLIEINASPTMAPSTAVTARLCAGVQADTLRVVIDRRLDRTCDTGAFELIYKQPAVEVPQYVGIRLLVEGSTIKKPMAVGHRRTGVRSSLPHLPTQQGSGEGKDSGSPTHSRGSRKFKDVARGCTAQKGQSWDADPGLLVPQPCVLPTASGGGAGRGSVHPRLPSPHLCTCPVELVRLGPSPAPHGSPSPTDPPHFPSLHSKAWLPSPCVLRPQGRVLRLQHGQLVGSKALSTTGKALMTLPTAKVLMSFPPHPDLKLAPSMLKPGQAAIPRHLGGPHFGSALWPMPFGVGPLPSTHRKVKAKGKFKARLCDKPRAEAYPEKRLSLPKPLTLILTCRTRRIMGARRLENPLL; this is encoded by the exons ATGGCAGCTGGTCACTCCACCCTCAAAGAACATCCTTTTTCCG attcccttgtcctttgGCGAGGATTCTCCAAGGGACCTCACTCCATGGGCCGACTCAGAAACGCCAAAATCCACGTAGAGAGAGCCGTCAAG AAGAAGATCTTCATGATTCATGGCCGCTACCCAGTGATCCGGTGTCTATTGCGCCAGAGGGGATGGGTAGAAAAAAAGATGGTCCCTCCCCAAGGCACCACCCTGCCACCACCCCCGAAGGATCTAGACAGTTTGGTGATGGGTGATAGTGATGCTACAGAGGATG aggatgaagaggaaaaCGAGGAGTTTCGGGAGCCACAGCTGTTGGACTTCGATGGGTTTCTGGAACTTGATGACCTGGATGGGGTACACGCTTTGATG tCCCGCATGGTTCGGAATGAGACCCCCTACCTCATCTGGACCACTCGGCGAGATGTGCTGGATTGTCGCTTCCTCTCCAAGGATCAGATGATAAACCATTAtgcccatgcaggctcctttaCTACAAAG GTGGGCCTGTGTCTCAACCTCCGGAATCTGCCTTGGTTTGACGAGGCTGATGCTGACTCCTTCTTCCCCCGATGCTATCGCCTGGGAGCAGAGGATGACAAGAAAGCCTTCATAG AGGACTTCTGGCTGACAGCTGCCCGCAACGTTCTCAAGCTGGTGGTGAAGTCGGAAGCGAAGCCATACTCCACCTCCATCCAGGCAAGAGAGGAAGAGGTCTTAG AAAACCCACTGCCcaagaaacaggagaaaaaggcAGTGATGGTGTCCCCAGAGTTTGTGGACGAGGCTCTGAGTGCGTGCGAGGAGCACCTTAGCAGCATGGCCCACAAGGACATCGACAAGGACCCGGATGCCCCGCTGTACTTGAGCCCTGATGGCTGGTCCTTCTTCCTGCACCGCTACTACCAAGTAGTCCA TGAAGGGGCAGAACTCAGACACCTAGAGGCCCAGATCCATCGCTGTGAAGACATTCTACAGCAGCTTCAGGCCGTGGTACCCCAGATTGACATGGAGGGGGATCGAAACATCTGGATTGTGAAGCCAGGAGCCAAGTCCCGAGGCCGAG GTATTATGTGCATGGACCACCTGGAGGAGATGCTGAAGCTGGTGGACTGCAACCCCATGCTCATGAAGGACGGCAAGTGGATTGTGCAGAAGTACATCGAGCGGCCCCTGCTCATCTTCGGCACCAAGTTTGACCTGAGACAGTGGTTCCTGGTGACGGACTGGAACCCACTCACGGTGTGGTTCTACCGAGACAGCTACATCCGCTTCTCCACACAGCCCTTCTCCCTGAAGAACCTGGACAA CTCCGTGCACCTGTGTAACAACTCCATCCAGAAACACTTGGAGGCCTCCTGTCACCGGCACCCCATGCTGCCCCCCGACAACATGTGGTCCAGCCAAAGGTTTCAGGCCCACTTGCAGGAGTTGGGCGCCCCAAATGCCTGGGCTAGCGTTATTGTACCTGGCATGAAGGCTGCTGTGATCCACGCCCTGCAGACCTCCCAAGACACCGTGCAGTGCCGGAAGGCCAGCTTCGAGCTCTATGGGGCCGACTTTGTGTTTGGGGAAGACTTCCGGCCCTGGTTGATTGAGATCAACGCCAGCCCCACCATGGCACCTTCCACAGCGGTCACTGCCCGCCTCTGTGCAGGGGTGCAAGCGGACACCCTGCGTGTGGTCATTGACCGGCGGCTGGACCGCACCTGTGACACAGGAGCCTTTGAGCTCATCTATAAGCAG CCTGCTGTGGAGGTGCCCCAGTACGTGGGGATCCGGCTCCTGGTGGAGGGCTCTACCATCAAGAAGCCCATGGCAGTGGGTCATCGGCGGACAGGGGTCCGCTCATCACTCCCTCATCTGCCGACCCAGCAAGGCTCTGGGGAAGGCAAGGACTCAGGATCCCCTACCCACAG CCGAGGTAGCAGGAAGTTTAAGGACGTTGCCCGAGGTTGCACAGCTCAGAAGGGGCAGAGCTGGGATGCAGACCCAGGTCTGTTGGTTCCCCAACCCTGTGTTCTTCCCACTGcctctggaggaggagctgggaggggctCCGTCCACCCTCGCCTCCCGTCCCCCCACCTCTGCACGTGCCCTGTGGAACTGGTCAGGCTGGggccctccccagcccctcacggctccccttctcccacagaccctccccacttccctagtCTCCATTCCAAGGCCTGGCTGCCTTCTCCCTGCGTGCTCCGACCCCAGGGCCGGGTCCTCAGACTGCAGCATGGCCAGCTGGTGGGCTCTAAGGCTCTGTCAACCACAGGCAAGGCCTTGATGACTCTACCTACTGCCAAGGTTCTGATGTCCTTCCCACCTCACCCTGATCTCAAGCTGGCACCCAGCATGCTGAAGCCAGGACAG GCTGCTATTCCCCGGCACCTTGGAGGCCCCCACTTTGGAAGTGCCTTGTGGCCAATGCCCTTTGGAGTTGGACctcttcctagcacccacaggaaAGTCAAGGCCaaaggcaagttcaaggccagactctgCGACAAACCCAGGGCTGAGGCCTACCCCGAGAAGAGGCTGAGCCTCCCCAAACCCTTGACCCTTATTTTGACATGCCGGACACGGAGGATCATGGGGGCTAGGAGGCTAGAGAACCCCCTGCTCTGA
- the Ttll3 gene encoding tubulin monoglycylase TTLL3 isoform X16, producing MAAGHSTLKEHPFSDSLVLWRGFSKGPHSMGRLRNAKIHVERAVKQKKIFMIHGRYPVIRCLLRQRGWVEKKMVPPQGTTLPPPPKDLDSLVMGDSDATEDEDEEENEEFREPQLLDFDGFLELDDLDGVHALMSRMVRNETPYLIWTTRRDVLDCRFLSKDQMINHYAHAGSFTTKVGLCLNLRNLPWFDEADADSFFPRCYRLGAEDDKKAFIEDFWLTAARNVLKLVVKSEAKPYSTSIQAREEEVLENPLPKKQEKKAVMVSPEFVDEALSACEEHLSSMAHKDIDKDPDAPLYLSPDGWSFFLHRYYQVVHEGAELRHLEAQIHRCEDILQQLQAVVPQIDMEGDRNIWIVKPGAKSRGRGIMCMDHLEEMLKLVDCNPMLMKDGKWIVQKYIERPLLIFGTKFDLRQWFLVTDWNPLTVWFYRDSYIRFSTQPFSLKNLDNSVHLCNNSIQKHLEASCHRHPMLPPDNMWSSQRFQAHLQELGAPNAWASVIVPGMKAAVIHALQTSQDTVQCRKASFELYGADFVFGEDFRPWLIEINASPTMAPSTAVTARLCAGVQADTLRVVIDRRLDRTCDTGAFELIYKQPAVEVPQYVGIRLLVEGSTIKKPMAVGHRRTGVRSSLPHLPTQQGSGEGKDSGSPTHRSASRKDVGARSLGHTEKPDSTVTTSVPGKGKKDPPHFPSLHSKAWLPSPCVLRPQGRVLRLQHGQLVGSKALSTTGKALMTLPTAKVLMSFPPHPDLKLAPSMLKPGQAAIPRHLGGPHFGSALWPMPFGVGPLPSTHRKVKAKGKFKARLCDKPRAEAYPEKRLSLPKPLTLILTCRTRRIMGARRLENPLL from the exons ATGGCAGCTGGTCACTCCACCCTCAAAGAACATCCTTTTTCCG attcccttgtcctttgGCGAGGATTCTCCAAGGGACCTCACTCCATGGGCCGACTCAGAAACGCCAAAATCCACGTAGAGAGAGCCGTCAAG CAGAAGAAGATCTTCATGATTCATGGCCGCTACCCAGTGATCCGGTGTCTATTGCGCCAGAGGGGATGGGTAGAAAAAAAGATGGTCCCTCCCCAAGGCACCACCCTGCCACCACCCCCGAAGGATCTAGACAGTTTGGTGATGGGTGATAGTGATGCTACAGAGGATG aggatgaagaggaaaaCGAGGAGTTTCGGGAGCCACAGCTGTTGGACTTCGATGGGTTTCTGGAACTTGATGACCTGGATGGGGTACACGCTTTGATG tCCCGCATGGTTCGGAATGAGACCCCCTACCTCATCTGGACCACTCGGCGAGATGTGCTGGATTGTCGCTTCCTCTCCAAGGATCAGATGATAAACCATTAtgcccatgcaggctcctttaCTACAAAG GTGGGCCTGTGTCTCAACCTCCGGAATCTGCCTTGGTTTGACGAGGCTGATGCTGACTCCTTCTTCCCCCGATGCTATCGCCTGGGAGCAGAGGATGACAAGAAAGCCTTCATAG AGGACTTCTGGCTGACAGCTGCCCGCAACGTTCTCAAGCTGGTGGTGAAGTCGGAAGCGAAGCCATACTCCACCTCCATCCAGGCAAGAGAGGAAGAGGTCTTAG AAAACCCACTGCCcaagaaacaggagaaaaaggcAGTGATGGTGTCCCCAGAGTTTGTGGACGAGGCTCTGAGTGCGTGCGAGGAGCACCTTAGCAGCATGGCCCACAAGGACATCGACAAGGACCCGGATGCCCCGCTGTACTTGAGCCCTGATGGCTGGTCCTTCTTCCTGCACCGCTACTACCAAGTAGTCCA TGAAGGGGCAGAACTCAGACACCTAGAGGCCCAGATCCATCGCTGTGAAGACATTCTACAGCAGCTTCAGGCCGTGGTACCCCAGATTGACATGGAGGGGGATCGAAACATCTGGATTGTGAAGCCAGGAGCCAAGTCCCGAGGCCGAG GTATTATGTGCATGGACCACCTGGAGGAGATGCTGAAGCTGGTGGACTGCAACCCCATGCTCATGAAGGACGGCAAGTGGATTGTGCAGAAGTACATCGAGCGGCCCCTGCTCATCTTCGGCACCAAGTTTGACCTGAGACAGTGGTTCCTGGTGACGGACTGGAACCCACTCACGGTGTGGTTCTACCGAGACAGCTACATCCGCTTCTCCACACAGCCCTTCTCCCTGAAGAACCTGGACAA CTCCGTGCACCTGTGTAACAACTCCATCCAGAAACACTTGGAGGCCTCCTGTCACCGGCACCCCATGCTGCCCCCCGACAACATGTGGTCCAGCCAAAGGTTTCAGGCCCACTTGCAGGAGTTGGGCGCCCCAAATGCCTGGGCTAGCGTTATTGTACCTGGCATGAAGGCTGCTGTGATCCACGCCCTGCAGACCTCCCAAGACACCGTGCAGTGCCGGAAGGCCAGCTTCGAGCTCTATGGGGCCGACTTTGTGTTTGGGGAAGACTTCCGGCCCTGGTTGATTGAGATCAACGCCAGCCCCACCATGGCACCTTCCACAGCGGTCACTGCCCGCCTCTGTGCAGGGGTGCAAGCGGACACCCTGCGTGTGGTCATTGACCGGCGGCTGGACCGCACCTGTGACACAGGAGCCTTTGAGCTCATCTATAAGCAG CCTGCTGTGGAGGTGCCCCAGTACGTGGGGATCCGGCTCCTGGTGGAGGGCTCTACCATCAAGAAGCCCATGGCAGTGGGTCATCGGCGGACAGGGGTCCGCTCATCACTCCCTCATCTGCCGACCCAGCAAGGCTCTGGGGAAGGCAAGGACTCAGGATCCCCTACCCACAGGTCAGCCTCTAGGAAGGACGTTGGGGCCAGGAGCCTGGGACACACTGAGAAGCCCGACTCTACTGTCACCACCTCGGTCCCCggaaaggggaagaaag accctccccacttccctagtCTCCATTCCAAGGCCTGGCTGCCTTCTCCCTGCGTGCTCCGACCCCAGGGCCGGGTCCTCAGACTGCAGCATGGCCAGCTGGTGGGCTCTAAGGCTCTGTCAACCACAGGCAAGGCCTTGATGACTCTACCTACTGCCAAGGTTCTGATGTCCTTCCCACCTCACCCTGATCTCAAGCTGGCACCCAGCATGCTGAAGCCAGGACAG GCTGCTATTCCCCGGCACCTTGGAGGCCCCCACTTTGGAAGTGCCTTGTGGCCAATGCCCTTTGGAGTTGGACctcttcctagcacccacaggaaAGTCAAGGCCaaaggcaagttcaaggccagactctgCGACAAACCCAGGGCTGAGGCCTACCCCGAGAAGAGGCTGAGCCTCCCCAAACCCTTGACCCTTATTTTGACATGCCGGACACGGAGGATCATGGGGGCTAGGAGGCTAGAGAACCCCCTGCTCTGA
- the Ttll3 gene encoding tubulin monoglycylase TTLL3 isoform X22, giving the protein MAAGHSTLKEHPFSDSLVLWRGFSKGPHSMGRLRNAKIHVERAVKQKKIFMIHGRYPVIRCLLRQRGWVEKKMVPPQGTTLPPPPKDLDSLVMGDSDATEDEDEEENEEFREPQLLDFDGFLELDDLDGVHALMSRMVRNETPYLIWTTRRDVLDCRFLSKDQMINHYAHAGSFTTKVGLCLNLRNLPWFDEADADSFFPRCYRLGAEDDKKAFIEDFWLTAARNVLKLVVKSEAKPYSTSIQAREEEVLENPLPKKQEKKAVMVSPEFVDEALSACEEHLSSMAHKDIDKDPDAPLYLSPDGWSFFLHRYYQVVHEGAELRHLEAQIHRCEDILQQLQAVVPQIDMEGDRNIWIVKPGAKSRGRGIMCMDHLEEMLKLVDCNPMLMKDGKWIVQKYIERPLLIFGTKFDLRQWFLVTDWNPLTVWFYRDSYIRFSTQPFSLKNLDNSVHLCNNSIQKHLEASCHRHPMLPPDNMWSSQRFQAHLQELGAPNAWASVIVPGMKAAVIHALQTSQDTVQCRKASFELYGADFVFGEDFRPWLIEINASPTMAPSTAVTARLCAGVQADTLRVVIDRRLDRTCDTGAFELIYKQPAVEVPQYVGIRLLVEGSTIKKPMAVGHRRTGVRSSLPHLPTQQGSGEGKDSGSPTHRSASRKDVGARSLGHTEKPDSTVTTSVPGKGKKDPPHFPSLHSKAWLPSPCVLRPQGRVLRLQHGQLVGSKALSTTGKALMTLPTAKVLMSFPPHPDLKLAPSMLKPGQNPVPRQRPDHLSLPPLLYTEAAIPRHLGGPHFGSALWPMPFGVGPLPSTHRKVKAKGKFKARLCDKPRAEAYPEKRLSLPKPLTLILTCRTRRIMGARRLENPLL; this is encoded by the exons ATGGCAGCTGGTCACTCCACCCTCAAAGAACATCCTTTTTCCG attcccttgtcctttgGCGAGGATTCTCCAAGGGACCTCACTCCATGGGCCGACTCAGAAACGCCAAAATCCACGTAGAGAGAGCCGTCAAG CAGAAGAAGATCTTCATGATTCATGGCCGCTACCCAGTGATCCGGTGTCTATTGCGCCAGAGGGGATGGGTAGAAAAAAAGATGGTCCCTCCCCAAGGCACCACCCTGCCACCACCCCCGAAGGATCTAGACAGTTTGGTGATGGGTGATAGTGATGCTACAGAGGATG aggatgaagaggaaaaCGAGGAGTTTCGGGAGCCACAGCTGTTGGACTTCGATGGGTTTCTGGAACTTGATGACCTGGATGGGGTACACGCTTTGATG tCCCGCATGGTTCGGAATGAGACCCCCTACCTCATCTGGACCACTCGGCGAGATGTGCTGGATTGTCGCTTCCTCTCCAAGGATCAGATGATAAACCATTAtgcccatgcaggctcctttaCTACAAAG GTGGGCCTGTGTCTCAACCTCCGGAATCTGCCTTGGTTTGACGAGGCTGATGCTGACTCCTTCTTCCCCCGATGCTATCGCCTGGGAGCAGAGGATGACAAGAAAGCCTTCATAG AGGACTTCTGGCTGACAGCTGCCCGCAACGTTCTCAAGCTGGTGGTGAAGTCGGAAGCGAAGCCATACTCCACCTCCATCCAGGCAAGAGAGGAAGAGGTCTTAG AAAACCCACTGCCcaagaaacaggagaaaaaggcAGTGATGGTGTCCCCAGAGTTTGTGGACGAGGCTCTGAGTGCGTGCGAGGAGCACCTTAGCAGCATGGCCCACAAGGACATCGACAAGGACCCGGATGCCCCGCTGTACTTGAGCCCTGATGGCTGGTCCTTCTTCCTGCACCGCTACTACCAAGTAGTCCA TGAAGGGGCAGAACTCAGACACCTAGAGGCCCAGATCCATCGCTGTGAAGACATTCTACAGCAGCTTCAGGCCGTGGTACCCCAGATTGACATGGAGGGGGATCGAAACATCTGGATTGTGAAGCCAGGAGCCAAGTCCCGAGGCCGAG GTATTATGTGCATGGACCACCTGGAGGAGATGCTGAAGCTGGTGGACTGCAACCCCATGCTCATGAAGGACGGCAAGTGGATTGTGCAGAAGTACATCGAGCGGCCCCTGCTCATCTTCGGCACCAAGTTTGACCTGAGACAGTGGTTCCTGGTGACGGACTGGAACCCACTCACGGTGTGGTTCTACCGAGACAGCTACATCCGCTTCTCCACACAGCCCTTCTCCCTGAAGAACCTGGACAA CTCCGTGCACCTGTGTAACAACTCCATCCAGAAACACTTGGAGGCCTCCTGTCACCGGCACCCCATGCTGCCCCCCGACAACATGTGGTCCAGCCAAAGGTTTCAGGCCCACTTGCAGGAGTTGGGCGCCCCAAATGCCTGGGCTAGCGTTATTGTACCTGGCATGAAGGCTGCTGTGATCCACGCCCTGCAGACCTCCCAAGACACCGTGCAGTGCCGGAAGGCCAGCTTCGAGCTCTATGGGGCCGACTTTGTGTTTGGGGAAGACTTCCGGCCCTGGTTGATTGAGATCAACGCCAGCCCCACCATGGCACCTTCCACAGCGGTCACTGCCCGCCTCTGTGCAGGGGTGCAAGCGGACACCCTGCGTGTGGTCATTGACCGGCGGCTGGACCGCACCTGTGACACAGGAGCCTTTGAGCTCATCTATAAGCAG CCTGCTGTGGAGGTGCCCCAGTACGTGGGGATCCGGCTCCTGGTGGAGGGCTCTACCATCAAGAAGCCCATGGCAGTGGGTCATCGGCGGACAGGGGTCCGCTCATCACTCCCTCATCTGCCGACCCAGCAAGGCTCTGGGGAAGGCAAGGACTCAGGATCCCCTACCCACAGGTCAGCCTCTAGGAAGGACGTTGGGGCCAGGAGCCTGGGACACACTGAGAAGCCCGACTCTACTGTCACCACCTCGGTCCCCggaaaggggaagaaag accctccccacttccctagtCTCCATTCCAAGGCCTGGCTGCCTTCTCCCTGCGTGCTCCGACCCCAGGGCCGGGTCCTCAGACTGCAGCATGGCCAGCTGGTGGGCTCTAAGGCTCTGTCAACCACAGGCAAGGCCTTGATGACTCTACCTACTGCCAAGGTTCTGATGTCCTTCCCACCTCACCCTGATCTCAAGCTGGCACCCAGCATGCTGAAGCCAGGACAG AACCCTGTTCCAAGACAGAGGCCTgatcatctctctctccctcccctcctttacACCGAGGCTGCTATTCCCCGGCACCTTGGAGGCCCCCACTTTGGAAGTGCCTTGTGGCCAATGCCCTTTGGAGTTGGACctcttcctagcacccacaggaaAGTCAAGGCCaaaggcaagttcaaggccagactctgCGACAAACCCAGGGCTGAGGCCTACCCCGAGAAGAGGCTGAGCCTCCCCAAACCCTTGACCCTTATTTTGACATGCCGGACACGGAGGATCATGGGGGCTAGGAGGCTAGAGAACCCCCTGCTCTGA
- the Ttll3 gene encoding tubulin monoglycylase TTLL3 isoform X14 — MAAGHSTLKEHPFSDSLVLWRGFSKGPHSMGRLRNAKIHVERAVKQKKIFMIHGRYPVIRCLLRQRGWVEKKMVPPQGTTLPPPPKDLDSLVMGDSDATEDEDEEENEEFREPQLLDFDGFLELDDLDGVHALMSRMVRNETPYLIWTTRRDVLDCRFLSKDQMINHYAHAGSFTTKVGLCLNLRNLPWFDEADADSFFPRCYRLGAEDDKKAFIEDFWLTAARNVLKLVVKSEAKPYSTSIQAREEEVLENPLPKKQEKKAVMVSPEFVDEALSACEEHLSSMAHKDIDKDPDAPLYLSPDGWSFFLHRYYQVVHEGAELRHLEAQIHRCEDILQQLQAVVPQIDMEGDRNIWIVKPGAKSRGRGIMCMDHLEEMLKLVDCNPMLMKDGKWIVQKYIERPLLIFGTKFDLRQWFLVTDWNPLTVWFYRDSYIRFSTQPFSLKNLDNSVHLCNNSIQKHLEASCHRHPMLPPDNMWSSQRFQAHLQELGAPNAWASVIVPGMKAAVIHALQTSQDTVQCRKASFELYGADFVFGEDFRPWLIEINASPTMAPSTAVTARLCAGVQADTLRVVIDRRLDRTCDTGAFELIYKQPAVEVPQYVGIRLLVEGSTIKKPMAVGHRRTGVRSSLPHLPTQQGSGEGKDSGSPTHSRGSRKFKDVARGCTAQKGQSWDADPGLLVPQPCVLPTASGGGAGRGSVHPRLPSPHLCTCPVELVRLGPSPAPHGSPSPTDPPHFPSLHSKAWLPSPCVLRPQGRVLRLQHGQLVGSKALSTTGKALMTLPTAKVLMSFPPHPDLKLAPSMLKPGQAAIPRHLGGPHFGSALWPMPFGVGPLPSTHRKVKAKGKFKARLCDKPRAEAYPEKRLSLPKPLTLILTCRTRRIMGARRLENPLL, encoded by the exons ATGGCAGCTGGTCACTCCACCCTCAAAGAACATCCTTTTTCCG attcccttgtcctttgGCGAGGATTCTCCAAGGGACCTCACTCCATGGGCCGACTCAGAAACGCCAAAATCCACGTAGAGAGAGCCGTCAAG CAGAAGAAGATCTTCATGATTCATGGCCGCTACCCAGTGATCCGGTGTCTATTGCGCCAGAGGGGATGGGTAGAAAAAAAGATGGTCCCTCCCCAAGGCACCACCCTGCCACCACCCCCGAAGGATCTAGACAGTTTGGTGATGGGTGATAGTGATGCTACAGAGGATG aggatgaagaggaaaaCGAGGAGTTTCGGGAGCCACAGCTGTTGGACTTCGATGGGTTTCTGGAACTTGATGACCTGGATGGGGTACACGCTTTGATG tCCCGCATGGTTCGGAATGAGACCCCCTACCTCATCTGGACCACTCGGCGAGATGTGCTGGATTGTCGCTTCCTCTCCAAGGATCAGATGATAAACCATTAtgcccatgcaggctcctttaCTACAAAG GTGGGCCTGTGTCTCAACCTCCGGAATCTGCCTTGGTTTGACGAGGCTGATGCTGACTCCTTCTTCCCCCGATGCTATCGCCTGGGAGCAGAGGATGACAAGAAAGCCTTCATAG AGGACTTCTGGCTGACAGCTGCCCGCAACGTTCTCAAGCTGGTGGTGAAGTCGGAAGCGAAGCCATACTCCACCTCCATCCAGGCAAGAGAGGAAGAGGTCTTAG AAAACCCACTGCCcaagaaacaggagaaaaaggcAGTGATGGTGTCCCCAGAGTTTGTGGACGAGGCTCTGAGTGCGTGCGAGGAGCACCTTAGCAGCATGGCCCACAAGGACATCGACAAGGACCCGGATGCCCCGCTGTACTTGAGCCCTGATGGCTGGTCCTTCTTCCTGCACCGCTACTACCAAGTAGTCCA TGAAGGGGCAGAACTCAGACACCTAGAGGCCCAGATCCATCGCTGTGAAGACATTCTACAGCAGCTTCAGGCCGTGGTACCCCAGATTGACATGGAGGGGGATCGAAACATCTGGATTGTGAAGCCAGGAGCCAAGTCCCGAGGCCGAG GTATTATGTGCATGGACCACCTGGAGGAGATGCTGAAGCTGGTGGACTGCAACCCCATGCTCATGAAGGACGGCAAGTGGATTGTGCAGAAGTACATCGAGCGGCCCCTGCTCATCTTCGGCACCAAGTTTGACCTGAGACAGTGGTTCCTGGTGACGGACTGGAACCCACTCACGGTGTGGTTCTACCGAGACAGCTACATCCGCTTCTCCACACAGCCCTTCTCCCTGAAGAACCTGGACAA CTCCGTGCACCTGTGTAACAACTCCATCCAGAAACACTTGGAGGCCTCCTGTCACCGGCACCCCATGCTGCCCCCCGACAACATGTGGTCCAGCCAAAGGTTTCAGGCCCACTTGCAGGAGTTGGGCGCCCCAAATGCCTGGGCTAGCGTTATTGTACCTGGCATGAAGGCTGCTGTGATCCACGCCCTGCAGACCTCCCAAGACACCGTGCAGTGCCGGAAGGCCAGCTTCGAGCTCTATGGGGCCGACTTTGTGTTTGGGGAAGACTTCCGGCCCTGGTTGATTGAGATCAACGCCAGCCCCACCATGGCACCTTCCACAGCGGTCACTGCCCGCCTCTGTGCAGGGGTGCAAGCGGACACCCTGCGTGTGGTCATTGACCGGCGGCTGGACCGCACCTGTGACACAGGAGCCTTTGAGCTCATCTATAAGCAG CCTGCTGTGGAGGTGCCCCAGTACGTGGGGATCCGGCTCCTGGTGGAGGGCTCTACCATCAAGAAGCCCATGGCAGTGGGTCATCGGCGGACAGGGGTCCGCTCATCACTCCCTCATCTGCCGACCCAGCAAGGCTCTGGGGAAGGCAAGGACTCAGGATCCCCTACCCACAG CCGAGGTAGCAGGAAGTTTAAGGACGTTGCCCGAGGTTGCACAGCTCAGAAGGGGCAGAGCTGGGATGCAGACCCAGGTCTGTTGGTTCCCCAACCCTGTGTTCTTCCCACTGcctctggaggaggagctgggaggggctCCGTCCACCCTCGCCTCCCGTCCCCCCACCTCTGCACGTGCCCTGTGGAACTGGTCAGGCTGGggccctccccagcccctcacggctccccttctcccacagaccctccccacttccctagtCTCCATTCCAAGGCCTGGCTGCCTTCTCCCTGCGTGCTCCGACCCCAGGGCCGGGTCCTCAGACTGCAGCATGGCCAGCTGGTGGGCTCTAAGGCTCTGTCAACCACAGGCAAGGCCTTGATGACTCTACCTACTGCCAAGGTTCTGATGTCCTTCCCACCTCACCCTGATCTCAAGCTGGCACCCAGCATGCTGAAGCCAGGACAG GCTGCTATTCCCCGGCACCTTGGAGGCCCCCACTTTGGAAGTGCCTTGTGGCCAATGCCCTTTGGAGTTGGACctcttcctagcacccacaggaaAGTCAAGGCCaaaggcaagttcaaggccagactctgCGACAAACCCAGGGCTGAGGCCTACCCCGAGAAGAGGCTGAGCCTCCCCAAACCCTTGACCCTTATTTTGACATGCCGGACACGGAGGATCATGGGGGCTAGGAGGCTAGAGAACCCCCTGCTCTGA